In Helianthus annuus cultivar XRQ/B chromosome 8, HanXRQr2.0-SUNRISE, whole genome shotgun sequence, a single genomic region encodes these proteins:
- the LOC110873743 gene encoding hypersensitive-induced response protein 1, with translation MGNLLCLVQVDQSTVAIKETFGKFDDVLEPGCHCVPWIFGSRLAGHLTLRVQQLDVKCETKTKDNVFVNVVASIQYRALSDKASDAYYKLSNTRAQIQAYVFDVIRASVPKLNLDDVFEQKNDIAKTVEEELEKAMSAYGFEIVQTLIVDIEPDVHVKRAMNEINAAARLRVAATEKAEAEKILQIKRAEGEAESKYLSGLGIARQRQAIVDGLRDSVLGFSVNVPGTTAKDVMDMVLVTQYFDTMKEIGAASKSSAVFIPHGPGAVRDVATQIRDGLLQGSAAAS, from the exons ATGGGGAACTTGCTCTGTTTGGTTCAAGTAGATCAATCTACTGTTGCTATAAAGGAGACTTTTGGGaagtttgatgatgttcttgagcCGGGTTGTCATTGCGTGCCTTGGATATTCGGAAGTCGGCTTGCTGGTCATCTTACTCTCAGGGTTCAGCAGTTGGATGTCAAGTGTGAGACCAAAACAAAG GACAATGTCTTTGTCAATGTTGTAGCTTCGATACAATATCGTGCTTTGTCTGATAAGGCGAGCGATGCTTACTACAAACTCAGCAATACAAGGGCCCAAATCCAGGCCTATGTTTTTGATG TTATAAGAGCTAGTGTTCCAAAGCTTAATCTTGATGATGTGTTTGAGCAAAAGAATGATATTGCTAAGACTGTGGAAGAAGAACTTGAAAAG GCAATGTCGGCTTACGGTTTTGAGATTGTTCAAACATTGATTGTTGATATCGAACCCGATGTGCATGTGAAGAGAGCAATGAATGAGATCAACGCAG CTGCAAGGCTAAGGGTGGCGGCTACTGAGAAAGCTGAGGCTGAAAAAATTCTACAAATCAAGAGAGCCGAGGGTGAGGCTGAGTCGAAATACCTGTCTGGTTTGGGTATTGCGCGCCAACGACAAGCGATTGTGGATGGGTTAAGAGACAGCGTGTTGGGTTTCTCGGTCAATGTGCCCGGGACCACAGCTAAAGACGTGATGGACATGGTTCTAGTGACTCAGTATTTTGACACCATGAAGGAAATTGGGGCTGCATCCAAATCGTCTGCTGTGTTTATTCCTCATGGACCTGGTGCTGTTCGTGATGTGGCTACTCAGATACGTGATGGTCTTCTTCAAGGCAGTGCTGCTGCTAGTTGA